The following proteins are encoded in a genomic region of Marinitoga litoralis:
- a CDS encoding DUF501 domain-containing protein, producing MDITSITKEDLEIIEKQLERKPNKIISIPKRCSFGKPVVIKSYPLKDGKPFPTLYWVTCPHLIKEVGKLEALGKIKEWEKDINNNIELKENYINAHLEEKNERNSLLKDEPEWVKKRLENIGIGGIVNFESIKCLHLQLASFLGGTKNPIGKRVWDNIEKKECENCICCIL from the coding sequence ATGGATATCACTTCTATTACAAAAGAGGATTTAGAAATAATAGAAAAACAACTTGAAAGAAAACCAAATAAAATTATATCAATACCTAAAAGATGCTCTTTTGGAAAACCTGTTGTTATTAAAAGCTATCCATTAAAAGATGGAAAACCATTTCCAACATTATATTGGGTAACTTGCCCACATTTAATTAAAGAAGTGGGAAAATTAGAAGCTTTAGGTAAAATAAAAGAATGGGAAAAAGATATTAATAATAACATAGAATTAAAAGAAAATTATATAAATGCTCATTTAGAAGAAAAAAATGAAAGAAACAGCTTATTAAAAGACGAACCAGAATGGGTAAAAAAAAGATTAGAAAATATAGGAATTGGTGGGATAGTTAATTTTGAAAGTATTAAATGTTTGCATTTACAACTTGCTTCTTTTTTAGGGGGAACAAAAAATCCAATTGGAAAAAGGGTGTGGGATAACATTGAAAAGAAGGAATGTGAGAACTGCATCTGTTGTATATTATAG
- the uvrC gene encoding excinuclease ABC subunit UvrC, giving the protein MLDRKVLKNIPNEPGVYIFKDKNSKPIYIGKAKKLKNRLSSYFNKSNQEKNEKVEKIVSEAEFLDYIVVRNEDESLILESNLIFTHKPKYNILLKDTRVYPYIAITKEEYPQIKLVRTKKGENAHFYGPYSNVGMVRGIIEIIQWVYKVRTCERKLDRKSKPCFLFHLGKCFAPCYVDVDKKEYKKAIGKVKRFLKGNIKSIRNYIEESMQQYAKILNFEKAAQLRDLLFKLDRLFVPIGVEMIHNKNIDIIAKDEEYPIVVLLIIRQGYLISKLTFTIDDDINEFIHQYYLIRKNIIPDEIWIKDYDTIDDEIIHYLNKNGLKAIKDLKIENEELYTITNRNLKEEVKKQTDLGNILKQAKEILSLRKIPYRIEGIDISHLQGIYTVASLITFENGKPKKEDYRRYRLDEFKEPNDFESIRTVIRRRYTKHPLPDLLFIDGGKGQVNAAVEALKEIGFNDVDVVGIAKEDERIVFPGNIEDLHLPLDHPVLRMLIFMRDETHRFAITFNRKLRAKRFEKSRLDDIPGIGPKRKKELINHFGSLDEIAKATWEEINEVIKNEKVAKKIKEFFD; this is encoded by the coding sequence ATGTTAGATAGAAAGGTATTAAAAAATATTCCTAATGAACCAGGAGTATATATTTTTAAAGATAAAAATTCAAAACCAATATATATTGGTAAAGCAAAAAAATTAAAAAATAGATTATCTTCATATTTTAATAAATCCAATCAAGAAAAAAATGAAAAAGTTGAAAAAATAGTTTCTGAAGCAGAATTTTTAGATTATATTGTAGTTAGAAATGAGGATGAATCTTTAATCTTAGAGTCCAATTTAATCTTTACTCATAAACCTAAATATAACATTTTATTAAAGGATACACGTGTGTATCCATATATTGCTATAACCAAAGAAGAATATCCACAAATTAAATTAGTAAGAACAAAAAAAGGAGAAAATGCTCATTTTTACGGACCTTATTCAAATGTTGGTATGGTAAGAGGAATAATAGAGATTATTCAATGGGTATATAAGGTTAGAACATGTGAAAGAAAGTTAGATAGAAAATCAAAACCATGTTTTTTATTTCATTTAGGAAAATGTTTTGCACCTTGTTATGTTGATGTAGATAAAAAGGAATATAAAAAAGCTATAGGCAAGGTAAAAAGATTTTTAAAGGGTAATATTAAATCTATTAGAAACTATATAGAAGAATCCATGCAGCAATATGCAAAAATACTAAACTTTGAAAAAGCTGCTCAATTAAGAGACCTATTATTTAAATTAGATAGATTATTTGTTCCTATTGGCGTTGAAATGATACATAATAAGAATATAGATATAATAGCTAAAGATGAAGAATATCCTATAGTTGTATTATTAATAATACGACAAGGTTATTTAATTTCAAAATTGACCTTTACCATTGATGATGATATAAATGAATTTATTCATCAATATTATTTAATAAGGAAAAATATTATTCCAGATGAAATTTGGATAAAAGACTATGATACAATAGATGATGAAATTATTCATTATTTAAATAAAAATGGTCTAAAAGCTATTAAAGACTTAAAAATAGAAAATGAAGAGTTGTATACTATAACTAATAGAAATCTTAAAGAAGAGGTAAAGAAACAAACTGATTTGGGAAATATATTAAAACAAGCAAAAGAAATATTATCTTTGAGAAAAATACCATATAGAATTGAAGGTATAGATATTTCACATTTACAAGGTATATATACTGTAGCCTCTTTAATAACTTTTGAAAATGGAAAACCAAAAAAAGAAGATTATAGAAGATATAGACTTGATGAATTTAAAGAACCCAATGATTTTGAATCTATTAGAACAGTTATTAGAAGAAGATACACAAAACATCCTTTACCAGATTTATTATTTATTGATGGTGGTAAAGGACAAGTCAATGCTGCAGTTGAAGCTTTAAAAGAAATTGGATTTAATGACGTTGATGTTGTTGGTATTGCAAAAGAAGATGAAAGAATTGTTTTTCCAGGAAATATAGAAGATTTACATTTACCTCTTGACCATCCTGTTTTAAGAATGCTTATTTTTATGAGAGACGAAACACATAGATTTGCTATTACTTTTAATAGAAAATTAAGAGCAAAAAGATTTGAAAAATCGAGATTAGATGACATTCCCGGGATTGGTCCAAAAAGAAAAAAAGAATTAATAAACCATTTTGGTTCTTTAGATGAAATTGCAAAAGCAACCTGGGAAGAAATAAATGAGGTTATTAAAAATGAAAAGGTTGCTAAAAAAATAAAAGAATTTTTTGATTAG
- a CDS encoding pyridoxamine 5'-phosphate oxidase family protein → MFRKMRREDRLLSNEEAIKILISCSHGVLACLGDNDYPYAIPLNYVYYNNKIYFHSAKEGHKIDAIKNNNKVSFSVVEKEIVISEKYSTYFKSAIIFGKARIVTGKEKTEAFWALVEKYSSNRPKDEKEKMINNCDSSHIIAIDIEHISGKESFQYKPK, encoded by the coding sequence GTGTTTAGAAAAATGAGAAGAGAAGATAGATTATTAAGCAATGAAGAAGCCATAAAAATATTGATATCGTGTAGTCATGGAGTGCTAGCTTGTTTAGGTGACAATGATTACCCATATGCTATTCCACTTAATTATGTGTATTATAATAATAAGATATATTTCCACTCTGCAAAAGAAGGACATAAGATTGACGCAATTAAAAATAATAATAAGGTTTCATTTTCAGTTGTGGAAAAAGAAATTGTAATTAGCGAAAAATATTCTACTTATTTTAAAAGCGCAATAATTTTTGGAAAAGCTAGAATTGTTACTGGAAAAGAAAAAACAGAAGCATTTTGGGCATTAGTGGAAAAATACTCATCAAATAGGCCTAAAGATGAAAAAGAAAAAATGATTAATAATTGCGATAGTTCACATATAATCGCTATAGATATTGAACATATATCAGGGAAAGAATCTTTTCAATATAAACCAAAATAA
- a CDS encoding TolB family protein — MQIKQLLITVFILISIFSFSNMIYNISTEAYEKNTKYFKFVFEKDLYIYVDELKNTADKLYEDYSKFYDTNPGSITVYIFDDVDFVNSFAIPPLNVIRLYINPPYAKQGLSIHVDDWINFVFSHELNHIFYGNTLNNYVSWIPNDYIKKTLMMNWNPSYLHEGLSIYIESKYYTGRFQNDLFNMYLKAEILSDEYPRYSLGGGAEKDVWSPAGFNYMYGAIFTKEISEKYGEYTLREIIKDMNSHLFFSTISNSFERITNEKWEDFLLYIKIKYKNQYLDFKGYQESYQPIYNTYHFTRNLKTDGKYLYYYNNSPGKRSGIYKNDELILPGISKFDVSTDGKIIYLVSNNNEKSINSLYLKCNCPISDTLIDNRITNFAFVGNDKIVYAKINNGLTAVFLKDLNTQKTEKLLDYGKYTINDFYYANNRIYFSGIINNQNDIYYIDNNDLVQLTNDKYIEMNIFIKDNTLYYSANYEDNIFNIYSLNIDNGLVEKLTNHIFGTFNPIILNNELYFLYYDSTGYHLSKTYIQNITKKTIKLYNTKKQIKNIKLDLSNNTYNYYNEPLKYNFLIPYAENNDIGALFLSLSEGINYGIGLGILTDFNQLKPIFGYYLDYNGIQNLSIFKYDKNILYSNLNFSKNFEFYLKNKNYISIEGNIKLENLNFANKEIKLNIMKNPYIINNENYYENNLIIGYVNDNYYIQYSKAFEFISLKNEPYLFYDTNGNLIPGITISKKIWYPYYSILGGKYGFDGINGNIDYNYNLKTKKSNFSFSINFDFTAFYWANLSLPVNIIK, encoded by the coding sequence ATGCAAATAAAACAATTATTAATAACCGTATTTATACTAATATCTATTTTTTCATTCTCAAATATGATATATAACATTTCTACAGAAGCTTATGAAAAGAATACTAAATATTTTAAATTTGTATTTGAAAAGGACTTATACATATATGTTGATGAATTAAAAAATACCGCAGACAAGTTATACGAAGATTATTCTAAATTCTATGATACAAATCCCGGATCAATTACTGTATATATTTTTGACGACGTTGATTTTGTTAATTCATTTGCAATTCCACCTCTTAATGTTATTAGATTATATATTAATCCTCCATATGCTAAACAAGGATTATCAATTCACGTGGATGATTGGATTAATTTTGTTTTCTCGCATGAATTGAATCATATCTTCTATGGAAATACGTTAAATAATTATGTTTCTTGGATTCCTAATGATTATATAAAAAAGACATTGATGATGAATTGGAATCCAAGTTATTTACATGAAGGGTTATCAATATATATAGAAAGTAAATACTATACAGGAAGATTTCAAAATGACTTATTTAATATGTATTTAAAAGCAGAAATATTAAGTGATGAATATCCTAGATATTCGTTAGGTGGTGGTGCTGAAAAAGATGTTTGGTCACCTGCTGGATTTAATTATATGTACGGAGCTATTTTTACTAAAGAAATATCTGAAAAATATGGAGAATATACTTTAAGGGAAATCATAAAAGATATGAATTCACATTTATTTTTTAGTACAATAAGCAATTCATTTGAAAGGATAACTAATGAAAAATGGGAAGATTTTTTACTGTATATAAAAATAAAGTATAAAAATCAATATTTGGATTTTAAAGGATATCAAGAAAGTTATCAACCTATATACAATACATATCATTTTACAAGAAATCTAAAGACAGATGGAAAATATTTATATTATTATAATAATTCACCTGGAAAAAGATCTGGAATATATAAAAATGATGAATTAATATTACCTGGTATATCAAAATTTGATGTATCAACTGATGGGAAAATTATATATCTTGTATCAAATAATAATGAAAAAAGTATTAACTCATTATATTTAAAATGCAATTGTCCAATATCTGATACATTAATTGATAATAGAATTACTAATTTTGCTTTTGTAGGAAATGATAAGATTGTATACGCAAAAATAAATAATGGATTAACCGCAGTGTTTTTAAAAGATTTAAATACTCAAAAAACAGAAAAATTATTGGATTATGGGAAATATACAATAAATGATTTTTATTATGCTAATAATAGAATATATTTTTCTGGAATAATAAATAATCAAAATGATATATATTATATTGATAATAATGATTTAGTCCAATTAACTAATGATAAATATATTGAGATGAATATATTTATCAAAGATAATACCCTATACTATAGCGCAAATTATGAAGATAATATCTTTAATATTTATTCACTAAACATAGATAATGGTTTAGTAGAGAAACTTACTAATCATATTTTTGGAACATTTAATCCGATTATTTTAAATAATGAATTATATTTTCTATATTACGACTCTACTGGATATCATTTATCAAAAACTTATATACAAAATATAACGAAAAAAACTATAAAACTATATAATACAAAAAAACAAATAAAAAATATTAAATTAGATCTTTCAAATAATACATATAATTATTATAATGAACCTTTAAAATATAATTTCTTAATTCCATATGCAGAAAATAATGATATAGGAGCATTGTTTTTATCTTTAAGTGAAGGTATAAATTATGGAATTGGTCTTGGAATATTAACTGATTTTAATCAATTAAAACCAATTTTTGGATATTACTTAGATTATAATGGTATTCAAAATCTATCCATTTTTAAATATGATAAAAATATATTATATTCCAACCTTAATTTTTCAAAAAACTTTGAGTTTTATTTAAAGAATAAAAATTACATTTCAATAGAAGGAAATATAAAACTTGAGAATTTAAATTTTGCAAATAAAGAAATTAAATTAAATATAATGAAAAATCCATATATTATAAATAATGAGAATTATTATGAAAATAATTTAATTATTGGATATGTAAATGATAATTATTACATTCAGTATTCAAAAGCTTTTGAATTTATATCTTTAAAAAATGAACCTTATTTATTCTACGATACAAATGGAAATTTAATTCCAGGAATAACAATTTCCAAAAAAATATGGTATCCGTATTATTCTATTCTAGGTGGGAAGTATGGATTTGATGGAATTAATGGAAATATTGATTATAATTATAATTTAAAGACCAAAAAATCAAACTTTAGTTTTTCTATTAATTTTGATTTTACAGCATTCTATTGGGCTAACCTTTCTTTGCCAGTTAATATTATTAAATAA
- a CDS encoding radical SAM protein: protein MKAVIIDGYVDEPAILGVPPYVSPYIRYAAGALYYHGIDVDYYTIDQVRDNDMWQSFNHYEYLIIIGGVTVPGHYLGGTPISLTEINKLFSLNKEPLRVLGGPIVKGYTLKGGKSAIKIESNDIDYMVNGDIEKFLFEYPVSDDFDLNGRSNYDLISKIAPLGAEILKKHPRYPDIIVEMDVSRGCERTNGFCSFCTEPLINGRYRERPLKDLFEEAKAISNIGVKNFRFGRAANFLAYGSLLTNNEPNIELFKELYQEMSKIANIIHTDNANPAYIVKHKDKIRKLLEIIVKYNTAGDILSFGIESFDEEVVRKNRVDILPDESLEAIKIVNEIGSVRDENGIPKLLPGINLLYGLIGESKNTFEINKKYLEKIFEEGLLLRRINVRQAMAFPGTQLYNEKIKQNKKEFVKFKEYMEEYNHEMIKKVFPIGTKLRNLIIEEVKGKISFGRQLGTYPIKTGVIGKFDILSKLDGIVISHGSRSLTALKMPFDINNATLEELTAIDGIGKKTAENIIMDRPIKDFDDLNISEETKKILNLLRG from the coding sequence ATGAAAGCTGTAATTATAGATGGATATGTTGATGAACCTGCAATATTAGGTGTTCCACCATATGTTTCACCATATATAAGATATGCTGCTGGTGCATTATATTATCATGGAATAGATGTGGACTATTATACAATAGATCAAGTTAGAGATAATGATATGTGGCAATCATTTAATCATTATGAATATTTAATAATAATAGGTGGAGTTACAGTTCCGGGGCATTATTTGGGTGGAACTCCAATTTCATTAACTGAGATCAATAAATTATTTTCTTTAAATAAAGAACCATTAAGAGTTCTAGGAGGGCCAATAGTAAAAGGATATACATTAAAGGGCGGAAAGTCGGCAATAAAAATTGAATCAAATGATATAGATTATATGGTAAATGGGGATATAGAAAAGTTCTTATTTGAATACCCAGTATCTGATGATTTCGATCTAAATGGAAGATCTAATTATGACTTAATATCTAAAATAGCCCCATTGGGAGCTGAAATTTTAAAAAAACATCCAAGGTATCCAGATATTATAGTTGAAATGGATGTATCTAGAGGGTGTGAAAGAACAAATGGTTTTTGTTCATTTTGTACAGAACCATTAATAAATGGAAGGTATAGGGAAAGACCTTTAAAAGATTTATTTGAAGAAGCAAAAGCTATTTCTAATATAGGGGTTAAAAATTTTAGATTTGGAAGAGCTGCAAACTTTTTAGCATACGGATCATTGCTAACAAATAATGAACCAAATATAGAATTATTTAAAGAACTATATCAAGAAATGTCAAAAATAGCTAATATTATACATACTGATAATGCTAATCCTGCATATATTGTAAAACATAAGGATAAGATAAGAAAATTACTTGAAATAATAGTAAAATATAATACAGCAGGAGATATATTATCTTTTGGAATAGAATCATTTGATGAAGAGGTTGTTAGAAAAAATAGAGTAGATATTTTACCAGATGAATCATTAGAAGCAATTAAAATAGTTAATGAAATAGGAAGTGTTAGAGATGAAAATGGAATTCCAAAATTACTTCCAGGTATAAACCTATTATATGGATTAATTGGTGAAAGCAAAAATACATTTGAAATAAATAAAAAATATTTAGAAAAAATTTTTGAAGAAGGATTATTATTAAGAAGAATAAATGTAAGACAGGCAATGGCATTTCCAGGAACACAATTGTATAATGAAAAAATAAAGCAAAATAAGAAAGAATTTGTGAAATTTAAAGAATATATGGAAGAGTATAATCATGAAATGATAAAAAAGGTGTTTCCAATAGGTACTAAATTGAGAAATTTAATAATTGAAGAGGTTAAAGGAAAAATATCTTTTGGTAGACAATTAGGTACTTATCCAATAAAAACAGGAGTAATAGGTAAATTTGATATATTAAGTAAACTAGACGGTATAGTTATATCTCATGGTTCTAGATCATTAACAGCATTAAAAATGCCATTTGATATTAATAATGCAACACTAGAAGAATTAACTGCAATTGATGGAATCGGTAAAAAAACAGCTGAAAATATAATAATGGATAGACCAATAAAGGATTTTGATGATTTAAATATATCTGAAGAAACAAAAAAAATACTAAATTTACTCAGGGGGTGA
- a CDS encoding GGDEF domain-containing protein, with product MKRRNVRTASVVYYRDIRTHVVIFILAFLGVLSIIRLILLGTIDGAINLGLKYFALLVARFGLYITAPITDLSLYFFSFLNVFGVNTFHIGDISFFISISLILYDMLRARKYIFTDSLTGLLNRRYYTEIIPKVIKIKEYMNKEFGIVVMDLDNFKPVNDNFGHKSGDYALKKVGEIINKNVRKSDLAIRYGGDEFVIFINSNSPEIIDDIIKRIDEKVKKELKIYNIGVSAGKYIKTKDENLTLEEMFSKADLDMYENKKRRKHVR from the coding sequence TTGAAAAGAAGGAATGTGAGAACTGCATCTGTTGTATATTATAGGGATATACGAACACATGTAGTTATATTTATACTAGCTTTTTTGGGTGTATTATCAATTATTAGACTAATACTATTAGGAACTATTGATGGAGCTATTAATTTAGGTCTAAAATATTTTGCATTATTAGTAGCCCGTTTTGGATTATACATTACTGCTCCTATAACCGATTTATCATTATATTTCTTTAGTTTTTTAAATGTTTTTGGAGTGAATACTTTTCACATTGGAGACATTTCATTTTTTATATCTATTTCTTTAATACTATATGATATGCTTAGAGCTAGAAAATATATTTTCACAGATTCTTTAACAGGATTATTAAATAGAAGGTATTATACAGAAATTATACCTAAAGTTATTAAGATAAAAGAATATATGAATAAAGAGTTTGGAATTGTTGTAATGGATTTAGACAACTTTAAACCTGTAAATGATAATTTCGGACATAAATCTGGAGATTATGCGTTAAAAAAAGTTGGTGAAATAATAAACAAAAATGTGAGAAAATCTGATTTAGCTATTAGATATGGCGGTGATGAGTTTGTAATTTTTATTAATTCAAACTCTCCAGAAATAATAGATGATATTATAAAAAGAATAGATGAAAAAGTAAAAAAAGAATTAAAAATATATAATATTGGTGTTTCTGCTGGAAAATATATTAAAACAAAAGATGAAAATTTAACTTTAGAAGAAATGTTTTCTAAAGCCGATTTAGATATGTATGAAAACAAAAAGAGGAGAAAACATGTTAGATAG
- a CDS encoding 50S ribosomal protein L11 methyltransferase: MEYIEYIFVLPENSEEEIETFFTMNEFQNYYFDKPTNGQSVVKVYINPKYTEKNIINYLKEKLELISTQNTTEDVWLKPWRESLKPFEFIKNIWIIPDPEKSYDIPENVKVIKIIPGTAFGTGLHPTTKLAAKNLIEVINDGADVLDVGTGTGILSIIAKLYGANKILALDYDPLAVEKAKETFNLNNLEIEVKQSDLLSSVEKTEKYDIIIANIVVPILLRLLDDEKLDHILNENGYLILSGINKEREEEMINKIFENEYNIISREEDSGWISLLLQKRI, from the coding sequence ATGGAATATATTGAATATATTTTCGTTTTACCAGAAAATTCAGAAGAAGAAATAGAAACTTTTTTTACTATGAACGAATTTCAAAATTATTATTTTGATAAACCCACTAATGGTCAGTCTGTCGTAAAAGTATATATTAATCCTAAATATACTGAAAAGAATATAATTAATTATCTAAAAGAAAAATTAGAATTAATTTCTACTCAAAACACCACAGAAGATGTATGGTTAAAACCGTGGAGAGAATCCTTAAAACCATTCGAGTTTATTAAAAACATATGGATAATACCAGACCCTGAGAAAAGCTATGATATCCCAGAAAATGTAAAAGTTATTAAAATTATTCCTGGAACAGCTTTTGGAACAGGACTTCATCCAACAACAAAATTGGCCGCAAAAAATTTAATTGAGGTTATTAATGATGGGGCAGATGTGTTAGATGTAGGAACTGGAACTGGTATATTATCTATAATAGCTAAATTATATGGTGCAAATAAAATATTAGCACTAGATTATGACCCTTTAGCAGTAGAAAAAGCCAAGGAAACGTTTAATTTAAATAACTTAGAAATTGAGGTTAAACAATCTGATTTATTATCTTCTGTTGAAAAAACTGAAAAATACGATATAATTATTGCAAATATTGTTGTTCCTATATTATTAAGATTATTAGATGATGAAAAATTAGACCATATATTAAATGAAAATGGATATCTAATTTTATCTGGTATTAATAAAGAAAGAGAAGAAGAAATGATTAATAAGATTTTTGAAAATGAATATAATATAATATCAAGAGAGGAAGATTCTGGATGGATATCACTTCTATTACAAAAGAGGATTTAG
- a CDS encoding pyruvate carboxylase subunit B yields the protein MTKFVDTTLRDGQQSIIATRMKTSEFEPVLDKFDKIGFHSMEVWGGATYDSCIRYLDEDPWERLKIIRSKLKNTRIQMLLRGQNILGYRNYADDVVELFVNKVADYGMDIIRVFDALNDIRNLEKSIEIAKKRNIHVQGAISYTISPVHDLEFYLKFAKELIEKGVDSIVIKDMAGLLTPKMSYQLVSELKKKFNITIELHSHNTAGMASIAYQAAIDAGIDYIDTALSPFANASSQPAVEPFNFALGEPLNSELLYELSDYFWKVRDDHKENDFRMVSIDYRILKAQIPGGMFSNLVSQLKNQKMLHLLDEVLKEVPRVRKDLGYPPLVTPTSQIVGVQAVLNVMYKERYKAITKEVKNYLKGMYGKPPAPVNEELLKKALGDEKPITCRPADLLEPEIEKAKEEIGILAENDEDLLTYILFGEVGKNYLKKKYEKELQVDFDLVEENSEFTEDESIYPV from the coding sequence ATGACAAAATTTGTAGATACCACTTTAAGAGATGGTCAACAATCAATAATAGCAACACGAATGAAAACATCAGAATTTGAACCAGTTTTAGATAAATTTGATAAAATAGGGTTTCATTCTATGGAAGTTTGGGGTGGAGCTACATATGATTCATGTATAAGATATTTAGATGAAGATCCTTGGGAAAGGCTAAAAATAATTAGAAGTAAGTTAAAAAATACACGAATTCAAATGTTGTTAAGAGGGCAGAATATATTAGGTTATAGGAACTATGCAGACGATGTTGTTGAATTATTTGTAAATAAAGTAGCAGATTATGGAATGGATATAATAAGGGTATTTGATGCATTAAATGATATTAGAAATCTTGAAAAAAGTATAGAAATTGCTAAAAAAAGAAATATACATGTTCAAGGAGCTATTTCATATACAATAAGTCCAGTACATGATTTAGAGTTTTATTTAAAATTTGCTAAAGAATTAATAGAAAAAGGTGTAGATTCAATTGTTATAAAAGATATGGCTGGATTATTAACTCCAAAAATGTCATATCAATTAGTTTCTGAATTAAAGAAAAAATTTAATATAACTATAGAATTACATTCACATAATACTGCTGGTATGGCTTCAATAGCTTATCAAGCAGCTATAGATGCAGGAATTGATTATATTGATACTGCATTAAGTCCTTTTGCAAATGCAAGTTCTCAACCAGCTGTTGAACCTTTTAATTTTGCATTAGGAGAACCATTAAATTCAGAATTATTATATGAATTATCTGACTATTTCTGGAAAGTAAGAGATGATCACAAAGAAAATGATTTTAGAATGGTTTCAATTGATTATAGAATATTAAAAGCTCAAATACCTGGTGGTATGTTCTCAAACTTAGTATCGCAATTAAAAAATCAAAAAATGCTTCATTTATTAGACGAAGTATTAAAAGAAGTTCCAAGGGTTAGAAAAGATTTGGGGTATCCACCATTGGTAACACCAACAAGTCAGATCGTAGGAGTACAAGCAGTATTAAATGTTATGTATAAGGAAAGATATAAGGCTATAACAAAAGAGGTTAAGAATTATTTAAAAGGTATGTATGGAAAACCACCAGCACCAGTAAATGAAGAACTGTTAAAGAAAGCTTTAGGAGATGAAAAACCAATTACATGTAGACCAGCAGACTTATTAGAACCAGAAATAGAAAAAGCTAAAGAAGAAATAGGCATTTTAGCAGAAAATGATGAAGACTTATTAACTTATATACTTTTTGGCGAGGTTGGAAAGAATTATTTAAAGAAAAAATACGAAAAAGAATTACAAGTTGATTTTGATTTAGTTGAAGAAAATAGCGAGTTTACTGAAGATGAAAGTATTTATCCTGTATAA